A single Gasterosteus aculeatus chromosome 2, fGasAcu3.hap1.1, whole genome shotgun sequence DNA region contains:
- the LOC120829446 gene encoding uncharacterized protein LOC120829446 → MASAPHTHPPLPPPLPHPPPLPHFPEVSSSNSSHPLSPKTPSPKQHPVTSSTASTSSHPSAFSVETRICPARHGIAVSLCLVDTSGASSSRLVTVKETGSEPKPIGWVSPNTWDSCFPGRGPSTTNEPSMVLGTSTPASGEATCKREDKGVIISEITALDKHKDTNIKDMTRREPAGRTVAEGEYIDILQATMLFSKAQSATKEQHKLEMQSRAEINPQMQRYPHRQAQMHPCAQMESYRQTQRQPNTQTSPQAQLQAHGQFPTKPPTQSHSGSEAAVSLKPNTSAEAALHHSQSHHPDPDPDCAEPFQCVRTVRFSEKPCTPCMRRRQGAKASKSQELRCRFRDSYQAAIQNPVPFGQEKDRGNMLAVVEEGGDFSHWEKRALETNAGRKVPGTRFDSGMQNMSPSSVSGALGKESGEKNTVPYWKTGDTNAAPCKDYRGTYVSKVGGPPEQTAERTTVHFREPRDSHNVNGTSLNDPNQSDATSAKHHQLPLTSTDGLEMKMTLKPRERLQSRNNSKGVGPNFPQSLSAPQSRYEFISDGRCSSLSTAVVDTSEKCALVIVEGQSVRRRDDTGSCAEIPQLHVVKCKNSTAFGLVSPKINRKQTVVPDAAQPGRKFITSRSGHQVENPSQSDPPAATETRKVSAPASSRPRPDHLPLGSPDPRDQPLYLGVASITGGRDRTGRAIVELYGHHQGWRSSVTSQELLQMLLYFRTITRREIREAGLMLIFDSRRTNPQPQLYKALMTFQEQNPHAVNCFVLLVNRENSLRPERCPGIQTEVVTSMKGLFKLVEMSQLSSCLGGTLPHSHSDWIELHQKLFPFVSDLHEAASLLLRAITELEEPQGTDTVQTVQQCMMDQRTLMRHVLEDSRLVSLQREGGAILARLRKESDLKYPHCENLSDAVDSVTSMYNQVEEQAHVLVQRSNMSLEHLEYLLELREVEGHLMQMQQWFHIEGERHLLEAESVSNSGEQMEQILNSFTGFLIEANDRRHHAMTLVSEAERLQQSGSQYTETEAFGDLVSTFRSGLESFLVRAEACGRELQIMVNVCDFCEQATALASECIEYLDQTQPIIRDPTTTPVNQTITQPIQRQNQDPGLSTASLCPPDIQAAHGSCPTATSDFLPSTDTSVLQAFQDTFLQFSTERFQEVKAQAGALQGSRGMQVWNVAWLRCREARQQLHERMQGVEDVSQHQADSSSLCELHYVDVVSTNVQSPSSGGRNLVVQSTPGPGHPQWEGIVSGAVDVGKRRPILGRNNTTSTNAACCNVTSEDHSDAGTSQGSNVTPQSPQRSARRTEGEARRRQTSRARSERDAAALSQSHTVGCQWFPWGRGLRARSASQDSCSTGEATKEPSAPPEQPLRPPSSCSHHGQPSCRILQEAQKFQISRHGSFCSTESCTSDGGAAGGNRTPYCKHASLPAGRCEEAFCLATPQENASNALRLQRVMEELVFTEREYVRSLGYILTHYLPLLDRPDIPQDLRGKRGVIFGNLEKLYDFHSHYFFPELEACQREAGMVARCFLRHSESFGLYALYSKNKPLSDALILHRRHDIFKKKQQELGDMMDLSSYLLRPIQRISKYSLLLQDMLALAGSYGPKDVIQDTLLASSVCAQSVCGPGSRAADPTSIEPDRERAEIQAAADLVRFQMRHGNDLLTMDAIQECDVNLKEQGQLVRQDEFTVFFRKKKCVRRVFLFEDLVLFSKTRRTDIGNDVYVYKQSFKTSDIGMTHNSTVNSLSFEIWFRRRKRQDTYTLKASSMEVKKVWTTDLERILWNQATHSRELRMQERVFMGTGRKPFMDIQPSDAAISDRAVSCAPPGRMPVACCSHRSIDYPRPHSVGSGSTASTNLSQSSSSSGRGSLPPAGYPGNQSQGLESGFAVCSSPESVTENELNIHHLRQHPLCRSCEQWRSHHPPGSEPSRECIDLFSSPSAIGAELTASYSSKLLPPPCRTPSLRERDSSPLVNRKNQGGVHQPPHLANIQVDDIIIGKSTEV, encoded by the exons AtggcctctgctcctcacacGCATCCTCCTTTACCGCCTCCGCTTCCTCATCCTCCACCCCTTCCTCATTTTCCTGAGGTTTCTTCGTCCAATAGTTCACACCCTCTTTCTCCAAAGACACCTTCACCTAAGCAGCATCCTGTAACCAGTTCTACTGCATCAACCTCCTCACATCCCTCCGCCTTCTCTGTGGAGACGCGAATATGTCCAGCGAGGCACGGCATTGCTGTGTCACTCTGCCTGGTGGATACTAGCGGTGCTTCTTCATCTAGACTTGTTACAGTGAAAGAGACTGGCAGTGAGCCTAAGCCTATTGGCTGGGTGTCTCCTAATACGTGGGACAGCTGCTTCCCTGGAAGAGGCCCGAGTACAACAAATGAACCGAGCATGGTTTTAGGTACTAGCACCCCTGCAAGTGGAGAAGCTACCTGCAAACGTGAAGATAAGGGTGTAATTATTTCAGAAATTACAGCACTAGATAAACATAAAGATACAAACATTAAAGATATGACAAGGAGAGAGCCAGCAGGCCGCACTGTTGCTGAAGGAGAGTATATTGACATCCTCCAGGCAACTATGCTTTTTAGTAAAGCTCAATCTGCAACTAAGGAACAACACAAATTAGAAATGCAATCGCGTGCAGAAATCAACCCGCAAATGCAAAGATATCCACATAGACAAGCTCAAATGCATCCATGTGCACAAATGGAGTCATACAGGCAAACACAGAGGCAGCCAAACACACAGACGTCACCCCAAGCACAGTTACAAGCACATGGGCAGTTTCCTACAAAACCACCAACACAAAGTCATTCTGGATCAGAGGCTGCTGTTTCATTAAAACCCAACACGTCCGCCGAAGCCGCTCTCCACCATTCCCAATCCCATCACCCGGACCCGGACCCTGACTGCGCTGAACCTTTCCAGTGTGTCCGTACGGTCCGTTTCTCAGAGAAACCCTGCACGCCGTGCATGAGGAGAAGACAAGGCGCAAAGGCGTCCAAATCTCAGGAGCTGAGGTGTCGATTCAGGGACTCCTACCAGGCTGCGATACAAAACCCCGTCCCCTTTGGACAGGAAAAGGACAGGGGGAATATGTTGGctgtggtggaggagggcggTGATTTCTCACATTGGGAGAAAAGAGCACTGGAGACCAACGCAGGGCGCAAGGTTCCAGGTACGCGGTTTGATTCTGGGATGCAAAACATGTCTCCTTCTTCTGTCAGTGGAGCCCTCGGTAAGGAGTCAGGAGAAAAGAACACAGTTCCATATTGGAAAACCGGAGATACAAATGCTGCCCCCTGTAAGGACTATAGGGGGACGTATGTTTCTAAAGTTGGTGGGCCACCAGAACAAACAGCTGAAAGGACCACTGTGCATTTCAGGGAACCGAGGGATTCACACAATGTGAATGGGACGAGCTTGAATGATCCTAACCAGTCAGATGCAACGTCTGCCAAACACCACCAATTACCATTAACTTCAACTGACGGTTTGGAGATGAAAATGACCCTCAAGCCTCGTGAAAGGCTACAAAGTAGAAACAACTCCAAGGGAGTTGGTCCAAACTTTCCTCAGTCTCTTTCAGCACCACAGAGCAGATATGAATTCATCTCAGATGGAAGATGTTCATCCCTCTCCACAGCTGTGGTGGACACCTCAGAGAAGTGTGCGCTGGTCATTGTTGAAGGTCAAAGCGTTAGAAGAAGAGACGATACTGGGTCCTGTGCAGAGATTCCCCAGCTGCATGTAGTGAAATGTAAGAACAGCACAGCCTTTGGATTGGTTTCACCCAAGATCAACAGGAAGCAGACGGTCGTTCCAG ACGCTGCTCAGCCTGGCAGGAAGTTCATAACCAGTAGAAGTGGCCACCAGGTGGAGAACCCTTCACAGAGCGATCCACCTGCAGCAACAGAGACCCGGAAGGTCTCCGCGCCGGCTTCTAGTCGTCCCAGACCTGACCACCTTCCCCTGGGATCCCCTGACCCCAGAGACCAGCCCCTCTACTTAGGAGTGGCCTCCATCACAG gtggcagagacaggacaggcAGGGCGATAGTTGAGCTCTATGGACACCACCAGGGATGGAGATCTTCTGTGACCAGTCAAGAGCTCTTACAGATGCTGCTCTACTTCCGCACGATCACCAG GAGAGAAATCAGAGAAGCTGGGCTGATGCTCATTTTTGATTCAAGGAGGACAAATCCTCAGCCTCAACTTTATAAGGCCTTGATGACGTTTCAG GAGCAGAATCCCCACGCAGTAAACTGCTTCGTGCTGCTGGTGAATAGGGAGAACAGCCTTCGACCAGAGAGGTGTCCCGGCATCCAG ACTGAAGTGGTGACATCCATGAAAGGCCTGTTCAAGCTGGTGGAGATGAGTCAGCTGAGCTCCTGCCTGGGTGGCACTCTGCCGCACAGCCACAGCGACTGGATAGAGCTGCACCAG AAACTCTTCCCATTTGTGTCTGATCTTCATGAGGCGGCCAGCCTTCTTCTGAGGGCCATCACTGAGTTAGAGGAGCCCCAGGGGACGGACACTGTACAG ACTGTGCAGCAGTGCATGATGGACCAGAGGACTCTGATGAGACATGTCCTGGAGGACAGTCGGTTAGTCAGCCTGCAGAGGGAGGGCGGGGCCATCCTAGCGAGGCTGAGGAAGGAGAGCGACCTCAAATACCCGCATTGTGAGAACCTCAG TGACGCAGTGGACTCGGTGACGAGCATGTACaaccaggtggaggagcaggctCATGTCCTCGTGCAGAGGTCCAACATGTCCCTGGAACACCTGGAGTATCTGCTGGAACTCAGAGAGGTGGAGGGACACTTAATGCAG ATGCAACAGTGGTTTCACATAGAAGGagagcgccacctgctggaggcCGAATCCGTCAGCAACTCTGGGGAACAAATGGAGCAGATCCTCAACAGCTTCACTGGTTTCCTCATTGAAGcaaat gacCGAAGGCACCATGCCATGACGTTGGTGTCGGAGGCAGAGCGACTCCAGCAGAGCGGCTCCCAGTACACAGAGACGGAGGCCTTCGGGGATCTAGTCAGCACCTTCAGGTCGGGCCTGGAGAGCTTTCTGGTCAGGGCGGAGGCTTGTGGCAGGGAGCTTCAGATCATGGTCAACGTGTGTGATTTTTGTGAGCAG GCTACAGCTCTCGCCAGCGAATGCATTGAGTACCTGGATCAGACTCAACCCATAATCCGTGACCCGACTAcaacacctgtcaatcaaacaatcACTCAGCCAATACAGCGTCAAAACCAAGACCCCGGACTGAGCACCGCATCCCTTTGCCCGCCTGATATCCAGGCAGCGCATGGCTCATGCCCAACCGCCACCAGTGATTTCCTGCCAAGCACTGACACCTCCGTCCTCCAGGCTTTTCAAGACACGTTCCTTCAGTTCAGCACGGAGCGATTTCAGGAGGTGAAGGCCCAGGCCGGCGCCCTCCAGGGCTCCAGGGGGATGCAGGTCTGGAACGTAGCCTGGCTGAGATGCCGGGAGGCCAGGCAGCAGCTTCACGAGAGGATGCAGGGTGTGGAGGACGTTTCCCAACACCAAGCAGATTCTAGCAGCTTGTGTGAACTTCACTATGTTGATGTGGTGAGCACTAATGTTCAGTCGCCCTCCTCCGGCGGCCGGAATCTGGTGGTACAATCTACACCCGGGCCTGGACACCCTCAGTGGGAGGGCATCGTGTCGGGAGCGGTGGATGTGGGGAAGAGACGGCCGATCCTGGGCAGGAACAACACAACCTCAACAAATGCGGCCTGCTGTAACGTCACATCTGAGGATCACAGCGATGCTGGAACCAGCCAGGGCTCAAACGTCACGCCACAATCTCCTCAAAG GTCAGCAAGACGAACAGAAggagaggcgaggaggagaCAGACGAGCAGAGcgaggagcgagagagatgcGGCGGCTTTGTCTCAGTCCCACACTGTCGGCTGCCAGTGGTTTCCATGGGGACGGGGTCTCAGAGCGAGGTCGGCGAGCCAGGACTCCTGCTCCACAGGAGAAGCAACGAAGGAGCCGTCGGCTCCTCCGGAGCAGCCGCTTCGACCCCCGTCATCCTGTTCCCATCACGGTCAGCCGTCTTGCCGGATCCTCCAGGAGGCTCAGAAGTTCCAGATCTCCCGCCACGGGAGCTTCTGCTCGACAGAGTCCTGTACGAGCGacgggggggctgcagggggtAACAGGACTCCATACTGCAAACACGCCAGCCTGCCTGCCGGGAGATGCGAGGAGGCGTTTTGTTTGGCAACTCCACAGGAGAATGCCAGCAATGCCCT gaggctgcagcgcgtcatgGAGGAGCTGGTGTTCACAGAGAGGGAGTACGTACGCTCACTGGGCTACATCTTGACCCACTACCTCCCCCTGCTGGACAGACCAGATATCCCCCAGGACCTCAGGGGCAAGAGAGGGGTCATCTTCGGTAACCTGGAGAAGCTTTACGACTTCCACAGTCATTACTTCTTTCCAGAGCTGGAGGCCTGCCAAAGGGAGGCTGGCATGGTGGCCCGCTGCTTCCTCAGACAT AGTGAGAGCTTTGGCCTGTACGCTCTGTACAGCAAGAACAAACCTCTGTCAGATGCTCTTATCCTCCACCGTCGCCACGACATTTTCAAG aagaagcagcaggagctggGCGACATGATGGACCTTTCATCGTACCTGCTGAGGCCCATCCAGAGGATCAGCAAGTACAGCCTCTTGCTGCAGGACATGCTGGCCCTGGCTGGCTCGTACGGGCCAAAAGACGTGATCCAGGACACACTGCTCGCATCCAGTGTGTGcgcacaaagtgtgtgtggcccAGGTTCACGCGCGGCCGATCCGACAAGCATCGAGCCGGACCGGGAGAGGGCCGAGATCCAAGCTGCTGCAGATCTGGTTCGTTTTCAGATGCGACACGGCAACGATCTGCTCACCATGGACGCCATCCAGGAGTGTGAC GTGAATTTAAAAGAGCAGGGCCAGCTCGTTCGCCAAGATGAGTTCACCGTTTTCTTTAGGAAGAAGAAATGTGTCCGCCGCGTCTTTCTCTTTGAGGATCTCGTCCTCTTCAGCAAGACCAGGAGGACAGATATTGGCAACGATGTTTATGTCTACAAGCAGTCATTTAAG ACGAGCGACATCGGGATGACCCACAACTCCACTGTGAACAGCTTGTCTTTTGAGATATGGTTTCGCAGAAGAAAACGGCAAGACACCTACACCCTGAAGGCCTCCAGCATGGAGGTGAAGAAAGTGTGGACCACCGACCTGGAGAGGATTCTGTGGAATCAAGCCACTCACAGTCGAG AGCTGCGCATGCAGGAGCGGGTGTTCATGGGAACGGGCCGGAAGCCCTTCATGGACATTCAACCCAGTGATGCTGCCATCTCCGACCGAGCGGTCAGCTGCGCTCCGCCCGGGAGAA TGCCTGTGGCCTGTTGTTCACACAGGAGCATAGACTATCCAAGGCCGCACTCCGTCGGCTCAGGCAGCACCGCCTCCACCAACCTCAGCcaatcatcttcctcctctggacGAGGCTCGCTGCCCCCTGCCGGTTATCCGGGGAACCAGTCCCAGGGTTTGGAGAGCGGCTTCGCTGTCTGCTCCTCCCCGGAGAGTGTAACTGAAAATGAACTCAACATTCATCATCTTCGTCAGCATCCTCTTTGTCGTAGTTGTGAACAATGGAGGAGTCATCATCCCCCGg GATCTGAACCATCCAGAGAATGCATCGACCTCTTTAGCAGCCCGTCTGCTATTGGTGCAGAGCTAACTGCATCCTACAGTTCAAAACTCCTTCCACCACCTTGTCGGACCCCCAgcctgagggagagagacagctcACCTTTGGTTAACAGAAAGAATCAAGGAGGGGTCCACCAACCTCCACATCTGGCTAACATTCAG GTGGATGACATTATTATtggaaaatcaacagaagtttAA